A part of Deltaproteobacteria bacterium genomic DNA contains:
- a CDS encoding sigma-70 family RNA polymerase sigma factor: MTVLTSTLPAPSGLSGWVGAASRSDRRGRAEESRAITASPDGSGPDDREAVDRARRGDPEAFRVLVERYQARAYRLALRVLRDEERARDAVQDAFLKAYVNLDRFEGRSSFYTWLYRLVMNLCLDARRRDHSSRILTTPEPADLDRLGAPDARPADEMTFREHEQDPEAALDRGQLRAALARAIDELPDAARETLILREVEGLSYAEIAEALAIPKGTVMSRLHYARRRVQELLRRAGVVDPGRAGTAEGGAQ; this comes from the coding sequence ATGACGGTCTTGACGTCTACGCTACCTGCCCCGTCCGGGCTGTCCGGCTGGGTGGGCGCGGCCTCGCGGTCCGATCGCCGGGGGCGCGCAGAGGAGAGCAGGGCGATCACGGCGTCTCCCGACGGATCGGGCCCCGACGATCGCGAAGCGGTCGACCGGGCCCGCCGAGGTGATCCCGAGGCGTTCCGCGTGCTGGTCGAGCGCTATCAGGCGCGCGCGTACCGGCTCGCGCTGCGCGTGCTGCGCGACGAGGAGCGCGCGCGCGACGCGGTGCAGGACGCCTTCCTGAAGGCCTACGTGAACCTCGATCGCTTCGAGGGCCGCTCGAGCTTCTACACCTGGCTGTACCGGCTCGTGATGAACCTGTGCCTGGACGCGCGCCGCCGCGACCATTCCTCGCGCATCCTGACGACGCCCGAGCCCGCGGACCTCGATCGGCTCGGGGCGCCCGACGCCCGGCCCGCCGACGAGATGACCTTCCGCGAGCACGAGCAGGACCCCGAGGCGGCGCTCGACCGAGGCCAGCTCCGGGCGGCTCTCGCGCGTGCGATCGACGAGCTGCCCGATGCCGCGCGCGAGACCCTGATCCTGCGCGAGGTCGAAGGGCTCAGCTATGCGGAGATCGCCGAAGCGCTCGCGATTCCGAAGGGCACGGTGATGAGCCGCCTGCACTACGCGCGGCGCCGGGTGCAGGAGCTGCTGCGCCGGGCAGGGGTGGTGGATCCGGGGCGGGCCGGCACGGCCGAGGGAGGCGCGCAATGA
- the cysK gene encoding cysteine synthase A: MKIAADMTELIGNTPLVRLNRVTRGAHATVVAKLESQNPAASVKDRIGLSMIEAAERAGRIAAGKTVIVEPTSGNTGIALALVAAVKGYRCVLVMPETMSPERRVVLRALGAKLVLTEGPKGMRGAIDKAKELLARIPDSFMPQQFENPANPDVHRRTTAEELWRDTDGKIDALISGVGTGGTITGVAQTIKARRPSFQAIAVEPTTSAVLSGGPPGPHKIQGLGAGFVPEVLDTKLLDGVIQVDNEPAFVMARRLAAEEGILCGISSGANVHAAVEYAKRPENEGKLVVVIVPDFGERYLNTDLFAPFRYEGSDDV; encoded by the coding sequence GTGAAGATCGCCGCCGACATGACCGAGCTGATCGGCAACACGCCGCTCGTGAGGCTCAACCGCGTCACCCGCGGCGCTCACGCCACCGTCGTCGCGAAGCTGGAGAGCCAGAACCCGGCCGCCAGCGTGAAGGACCGCATCGGGCTCTCCATGATCGAGGCGGCCGAGCGCGCCGGGCGGATCGCCGCCGGCAAGACCGTGATCGTCGAGCCCACCAGCGGCAACACCGGCATCGCGCTGGCGCTGGTGGCAGCGGTGAAGGGCTACCGCTGCGTGCTGGTGATGCCCGAGACGATGAGCCCGGAGCGGCGCGTCGTCCTGCGCGCGCTCGGCGCGAAGCTGGTGCTCACCGAGGGGCCGAAGGGCATGCGCGGCGCGATCGACAAGGCCAAGGAGCTGCTGGCGAGGATCCCCGACTCGTTCATGCCGCAGCAGTTCGAGAACCCGGCCAACCCCGACGTGCACCGCCGCACCACCGCCGAGGAGCTCTGGCGCGACACCGATGGCAAGATCGACGCCCTGATCTCGGGCGTCGGCACGGGCGGCACGATCACCGGCGTCGCGCAGACGATCAAGGCGCGCCGTCCCTCGTTCCAGGCGATCGCCGTCGAGCCCACCACGAGCGCCGTCCTCTCGGGAGGCCCTCCCGGACCGCACAAGATCCAGGGCCTCGGCGCGGGCTTCGTCCCCGAGGTGCTCGACACGAAGCTGCTCGATGGCGTGATCCAGGTCGACAACGAGCCGGCCTTCGTGATGGCGCGCCGGCTCGCCGCCGAGGAGGGGATCCTGTGCGGGATCTCCTCGGGTGCCAACGTCCATGCCGCGGTCGAGTACGCGAAGCGGCCCGAGAACGAGGGCAAGCTCGTGGTGGTGATCGTTCCGGACTTCGGCGAGCGCTACCTCAACACCGACCTGTTCGCGCCCTTCCGCTACGAAGGGAGCGACGACGTCTGA
- a CDS encoding anti-sigma factor: MSACERIGPLLDAYHDGELGRLRRWTLQRHLDGCAGCRRELEELAGVGAWVRDSMDAAPAPDVWSEIRWRLPASGSSAAPPARRQRRPGRAGFGFPVLGAGVVAAAIALLVLVGPPEVFRSQAGSVVRSLNTHGRPVMVLDAPGDATIIWLMDDQGVQSAEDASSVWI, encoded by the coding sequence ATGAGCGCTTGCGAGCGGATCGGTCCCCTGCTGGACGCCTATCACGACGGAGAGCTCGGGCGGCTGCGGCGCTGGACGCTGCAGCGCCACCTCGACGGCTGCGCGGGCTGTCGCAGGGAGCTGGAGGAGCTCGCCGGAGTCGGAGCATGGGTGCGCGACTCGATGGACGCCGCTCCCGCTCCGGACGTGTGGAGCGAGATCCGCTGGCGGTTGCCCGCCAGCGGCTCGAGCGCAGCGCCGCCGGCCCGGCGCCAGCGGCGCCCGGGCCGTGCCGGCTTCGGCTTCCCGGTGCTCGGTGCGGGGGTCGTCGCGGCGGCGATCGCGCTGCTGGTGCTCGTGGGTCCGCCCGAGGTCTTCCGCTCGCAGGCCGGAAGCGTGGTGCGCTCGCTCAACACGCACGGTCGTCCCGTCATGGTGCTCGATGCGCCGGGTGATGCGACGATCATCTGGCTGATGGACGACCAGGGGGTCCAGAGCGCGGAGGACGCGAGCAGTGTCTGGATCTGA
- a CDS encoding TetR/AcrR family transcriptional regulator, which produces MSESGSARRPAAPPPRPRRAEKRALQRQRILESARLVFFRDGFMAANLDEVAERAGVAKGTLYRYFENKAELYVAVLAENADGFERKMRGCIDEALAPAEQVRRLSRFYFQHWTSHREYFQIFWALANEQVIGELPPAVVTEVSGLWEQCLRLLADVLDRGVRERVFAPHDSWEVAHILWTMANGLIASDHAQAARDLRRRGLETVFEDAIELALRGLTVPERARP; this is translated from the coding sequence ATGAGCGAGAGCGGCTCCGCCCGCCGTCCGGCTGCGCCGCCGCCGCGCCCGCGCCGTGCCGAGAAGCGGGCGCTCCAGCGCCAGCGGATCCTCGAGTCGGCGCGGCTGGTCTTCTTCCGCGACGGCTTCATGGCGGCGAACCTCGACGAGGTTGCGGAGCGGGCCGGTGTCGCCAAGGGGACCCTCTACCGCTATTTCGAGAACAAGGCGGAGCTCTACGTCGCCGTCCTGGCCGAGAACGCGGACGGCTTCGAGCGCAAGATGCGCGGCTGCATCGACGAGGCGCTCGCCCCGGCCGAACAGGTCCGGCGCCTGTCGCGCTTCTACTTCCAGCACTGGACCTCGCACCGCGAGTACTTCCAGATCTTCTGGGCGCTCGCCAACGAGCAGGTGATCGGGGAGCTGCCGCCCGCGGTCGTCACCGAGGTGAGCGGGCTGTGGGAGCAGTGCCTGCGCCTGCTCGCCGACGTGCTCGACCGCGGCGTGCGCGAGCGGGTCTTCGCGCCGCACGATTCCTGGGAGGTCGCGCACATCCTGTGGACGATGGCCAACGGCCTGATCGCGAGCGACCACGCGCAGGCGGCGCGCGACCTGCGCCGCCGGGGTCTCGAGACGGTCTTCGAGGACGCGATCGAGCTGGCCCTGCGCGGGCTCACCGTACCGGAGCGGGCGCGGCCCTAG
- the polA gene encoding DNA polymerase I, protein MSAPRHHLVIVDAANCLYRAFFAIPPLRTADGTPTNAAYGFVNMVNKALREEQPDHVVVVFDAPGGAPFRSEIYPAYKANRDAQPEDLSAQLPVVRELVDAYRLPVLEVTGFEADDVIATLVARLPPDWRATILSTDKDLMQLVGERVQLLDTMKNRRYGRSEVEERFGVPPEQVLDVRALVGDASDNIPGVKGIGDKGAAKLIAEWGSLENLLAHADEIPQARTRNALREQAGQARLSKRLAALERDVVLPVPLAALARREPERERLHALFRRLEFGRLLAELEAGDAATAAPRPAASPGEGRVPVACEVVRDEAALDALLARLAAGPRVIAVPVGGPALREPLAGIVFAIDPRHAAYVPFGHRSVLEAPGLRAEQAAERIGRLLAERPWGGRSTKTLACWLGEAGQAPRAPVCDVEIAAFLLDPAAARSTPALASLHLGRRLPSWQDLAGRGARATAAADLAVDALAAWAAEEVCAVAELLPILEERLAADGLRELYEQVEMPLAAVLAGMERAGVRVDEAVLASLSREYQAELTRIEAEIHRLAGGPFQISSPRQLQAVLFETLKLPVVRKTKTGFSTDEAVLAQLSTQHPLPERILAYRRLAKLKSTYVDALPPLVDPKTGRIHPTFHQTGAATGRLSASDPNVQNIPIRSEEGVRIREAFVAREGWLLVSADYSQVELRILAHFSGDEELLAAFRSGEDVHRRTAAGVLGIAPEAVSAEQRARAKAINFGIIYGSTAFGIANQLGIAAGDAQKTIDAYFERYRGVRRFLDETVERAREQGYVRTLLGRRRYLPDLGSRNRVLRSAAERMAVNTVIQGTAADLIKKAMVAVDAALAGARLPGRMILQVHDELVFEAPPEAAAPVGQLARGCMEAVFTLAVPLVVEVGSGRNWREAH, encoded by the coding sequence GTGTCCGCTCCCCGCCACCACCTCGTGATCGTCGACGCGGCCAACTGCCTGTACCGCGCCTTCTTCGCGATCCCGCCGCTGCGGACGGCCGACGGCACGCCGACCAACGCGGCCTACGGCTTCGTGAACATGGTCAACAAGGCCCTGCGCGAGGAGCAGCCGGACCACGTCGTCGTGGTCTTCGACGCACCCGGTGGAGCCCCGTTCCGCAGCGAGATCTACCCCGCCTACAAGGCGAACCGCGACGCCCAGCCCGAGGATCTCTCGGCGCAGCTTCCCGTGGTGCGCGAGCTGGTCGACGCCTACCGGCTGCCGGTGCTCGAGGTGACGGGGTTCGAGGCCGACGACGTGATCGCGACGCTCGTGGCCCGGCTGCCGCCGGACTGGCGCGCCACCATCCTGTCCACCGACAAGGACCTGATGCAGCTCGTGGGTGAGCGCGTGCAGCTCCTCGATACGATGAAGAACCGCCGCTACGGCCGCAGCGAGGTGGAGGAGCGCTTCGGCGTACCGCCCGAGCAGGTCCTCGACGTGCGGGCGCTGGTCGGGGACGCGAGCGACAACATCCCCGGCGTGAAGGGGATCGGCGACAAGGGGGCGGCGAAGCTGATCGCGGAGTGGGGCAGCCTCGAGAACCTGCTCGCCCACGCCGACGAGATCCCCCAGGCGCGCACCCGCAACGCGCTGCGCGAGCAGGCCGGGCAGGCGCGGCTCTCGAAACGGCTCGCGGCGCTCGAGCGCGACGTCGTGCTGCCCGTCCCGCTGGCCGCTCTCGCCCGCCGCGAGCCCGAGCGGGAGCGCCTGCACGCGTTGTTCCGGCGCCTCGAGTTCGGCCGCCTGCTCGCCGAGCTCGAGGCCGGCGACGCGGCCACGGCGGCGCCGCGGCCCGCCGCCTCGCCCGGGGAGGGGCGCGTGCCGGTCGCCTGCGAGGTGGTCCGTGACGAGGCCGCCCTCGACGCGCTGCTCGCGCGGCTCGCCGCAGGGCCGCGCGTGATCGCGGTCCCGGTCGGGGGCCCGGCGCTGCGCGAGCCGCTCGCCGGCATCGTCTTCGCAATCGACCCCCGCCATGCGGCCTACGTGCCCTTCGGCCACCGCTCGGTGCTCGAGGCTCCGGGTCTGCGCGCCGAGCAGGCTGCGGAGCGGATCGGGCGCCTGCTCGCCGAGAGGCCCTGGGGAGGGCGCAGCACCAAGACGCTGGCGTGCTGGCTCGGCGAGGCGGGCCAAGCGCCCCGCGCGCCGGTCTGCGACGTCGAGATCGCGGCCTTCCTGCTCGATCCGGCGGCGGCGCGCTCGACGCCGGCACTCGCCTCGCTCCATCTCGGCCGGCGCCTGCCCTCGTGGCAGGACCTGGCGGGCCGCGGCGCCCGCGCGACCGCGGCGGCCGATCTCGCCGTCGACGCCCTCGCCGCGTGGGCGGCCGAGGAGGTGTGCGCCGTCGCCGAGCTGCTGCCGATCCTCGAGGAGCGCCTCGCTGCCGACGGCCTGCGCGAGCTCTACGAGCAGGTGGAGATGCCGCTCGCGGCGGTGCTCGCGGGGATGGAGCGTGCAGGTGTGCGCGTCGACGAAGCGGTGCTCGCCTCGCTCTCGCGCGAGTACCAGGCGGAGCTCACGCGGATCGAGGCCGAGATCCACCGGCTCGCCGGCGGCCCGTTCCAGATCAGCTCGCCGCGCCAGCTCCAGGCGGTGCTCTTCGAGACGCTGAAGCTCCCCGTGGTGCGCAAGACCAAGACCGGATTCTCCACCGACGAGGCCGTGCTCGCGCAGCTCTCGACCCAGCATCCCCTGCCGGAGCGGATCCTCGCCTACCGGCGGCTCGCGAAGCTCAAGAGCACCTACGTCGACGCGCTGCCGCCGCTGGTCGACCCGAAGACCGGCCGGATCCACCCGACCTTCCACCAGACCGGCGCCGCGACGGGCCGGCTCTCGGCGTCGGATCCCAACGTGCAGAACATCCCGATCCGCAGCGAGGAGGGCGTGCGGATCCGCGAGGCCTTCGTCGCGCGCGAGGGCTGGCTCCTGGTGTCGGCGGACTACTCGCAGGTGGAGCTGCGCATCCTCGCGCACTTCTCCGGCGACGAGGAGCTGCTCGCCGCCTTCCGCAGCGGGGAGGACGTGCACCGGCGCACGGCGGCCGGCGTGCTCGGGATCGCGCCCGAGGCGGTGAGCGCGGAGCAGCGCGCGCGCGCGAAGGCGATCAACTTCGGGATCATCTACGGCTCGACCGCGTTCGGCATCGCCAACCAGCTCGGCATCGCGGCAGGCGACGCGCAGAAGACCATCGACGCGTACTTCGAGCGCTATCGCGGCGTGCGCCGCTTCCTCGACGAGACGGTCGAGCGGGCGCGCGAGCAGGGCTACGTGCGTACGCTGCTCGGGCGGCGCCGCTACCTGCCGGACCTCGGCTCCCGCAACCGCGTGTTGCGCAGCGCCGCCGAGCGGATGGCGGTCAACACCGTGATCCAGGGGACCGCGGCGGACCTGATCAAGAAGGCGATGGTCGCGGTGGACGCCGCGCTCGCCGGGGCCCGGCTGCCCGGCCGCATGATCCTGCAGGTGCACGACGAGCTGGTCTTCGAGGCGCCCCCGGAGGCGGCCGCGCCGGTCGGCCAGCTCGCCCGAGGGTGCATGGAGGCCGTCTTCACGCTGGCGGTCCCGCTGGTCGTCGAGGTGGGCTCGGGTCGCAACTGGCGGGAGGCCCACTAG
- a CDS encoding gamma carbonic anhydrase family protein encodes MLAHRGRIPRIDPSAWLAPGAVVVGDVVIGPETSVWFGSVVRGDVHQIRIGARSNLQDHCVVHVTKERFPAWIGDGVTVGHRATVHGCTVRDGALVGIAAVVLDGAEVGEEALVGAGALVPPGAKIPARHLAHGVPARVVRPLREEELREQRERALEYVETARAYPRSGR; translated from the coding sequence GTGCTGGCGCATCGGGGGCGCATCCCCCGGATCGACCCGAGCGCCTGGCTCGCGCCCGGCGCGGTCGTGGTGGGCGACGTCGTGATCGGACCCGAGACCAGCGTCTGGTTCGGCAGCGTGGTGCGCGGCGACGTGCACCAGATCCGGATCGGGGCGCGCAGCAACCTGCAGGATCACTGCGTCGTGCACGTCACGAAGGAGCGCTTCCCGGCCTGGATCGGAGACGGGGTCACCGTCGGCCACCGGGCGACGGTCCACGGCTGCACGGTGCGTGACGGCGCGCTGGTGGGGATTGCCGCGGTGGTGCTGGACGGGGCCGAGGTGGGCGAGGAGGCGCTGGTCGGGGCGGGCGCCCTGGTACCACCGGGAGCCAAGATCCCGGCGCGCCACCTGGCGCACGGGGTGCCGGCCCGCGTCGTGCGCCCGCTCCGCGAGGAGGAGCTGCGCGAGCAGCGCGAACGGGCGCTCGAGTACGTCGAGACGGCGCGCGCCTACCCGAGGAGCGGGCGATGA